A portion of the Punica granatum isolate Tunisia-2019 chromosome 7, ASM765513v2, whole genome shotgun sequence genome contains these proteins:
- the LOC116214608 gene encoding SNF1-related protein kinase catalytic subunit alpha KIN10-like, translating into MDASNRGSSHADIYLPNYKLGKTLGIGSFGKVKVAEHVLTGHKVAIKILNRRKIKNMEMEEKVRREIKILRLFMHPHIIRLYEVIETPSDIYVVMEYVKSGELFDYIVEKGRLQEDEARKFFQQIISGVEYCHRNMVVHRDLKPENLLLDSKCNVKIADFGLSNIMRDGHFLKTSCGSPNYAAPEVISGKLYAGPEVDVWSCGVILYALLCGTLPFDDENIPNLFKKIKCGIYTLPSHLSPGSRDLIPRMLIVDPMKRITIPEIRQHPWFQAHLPRYLAVPPPDTMQQAKKIDEEILQEVVKRGFDRNQLIESLSNRIQNEATVAYYLLLDNRFRVSSGYLGAEFRESMEYNRGHQNEMTSPAASYRYPGLTGYMDYQGKAAAYFGAEKKWALGLQSRAHPREIMTEVLKALQELNVGWKKIGHYNMKCMWNPGLAGHEGMVNDAVHGNHYFGDESTIIESDASKSRNVVKFEVQLYKTTEEKYLLDLQRVQGPQFLFLDLCAAFLAQLRVL; encoded by the exons ATGGATGCATCGAATCGGGGGAGCAGCCATGCTGACATTTACTTGCCGAACTACAAGCTGGGGAAGACCCTTGGTATTGGCTCTTTCGGTAAAGTGAAGGTAGCGGAGCATGTGTTGACCGGGCACAAGGTCGCGATCAAGATCCTCAACCGGCGCAAGATAAAGAACATGGAGATGGAGGAAAAGG TTAGACGAGAAATTAAGATTCTAAGACTTTTTATGCACCCCCATATCATACGACTTTATGAAGTCATAGAGACGCCTTCGGATATCTATGTTGTGATGGAATATGTGAAGTCCGGTGAGCTCtttgattatattgttgagaAGGGTAGGCTGCAGGAAGATGAAGCTCGTAAATTCTTTCAGCAG ataATATCTGGTGTGGAGTATTGCCATCGCAATATGGTGGTTCATAGAGATTTGAAGCCGGAGAATTTGTTGTTGGATTCAAAGTGCAATGTGAAGATTGCCGATTTTGGGCTGAGCAATATTATGCGGGATGGTCATTTTCTTAAGACTAGTTGTGGGAGTCCAAACTATGCTGCGCCTGAG GTTATATCTGGAAAGTTGTATGCGGGTCCAGAGGTAGATGTTTGGAGTTGTGGGGTGATCCTGTATGCTCTTCTCTGTGGCACTCTGCCTTTTGATGATGAAAACATCCCCAATCTCTTCAAGAAGATAAAG TGTGGAATATATACTCTTCCCAGTCACTTATCACCGGGTTCCAGAGATTTGATCCCTAGGATGCTTATAGTTGACCCGATGAAACGAATCACAATTCCTGAAATTCGTCAGCACCCATGGTTCCAAGCTCATCTACCACGTTATCTGGCAGTTCCACCGCCAGATACAATGCAACAAGCAAAGAAG ATTGATGAGGAAATATTACAAGAAGTGGTTAAGAGGGGTTTTGACCGCAATCAGCTGATCGAATCACTTAGCAATAGAATTCAAAATGAG GCTACCGTGGCATATTACCTGTTGTTGGACAACCGATTCCGTGTTTCAAGTGGTTATCTTGGAGCAGAGTTCAGGGAATCCATG GAATACAATCGAGGCCATCAAAATGAGATGACTTCTCCAGCAGCTTCATATCGATACCCAGGCCTTACAGGGTACATGGACTATCAAGGAAAAGCAGCGGCATATTTTGGTGCTGAGAAGAAATGGGCACTTGGTCTCCAG TCTCGGGCACATCCTCGGGAAATAATGACTGAAGTCCTGAAGGCTCTGCAAGAGCTGAATGTGGGGTGGAAAAAGATTGGGCATTACAACATGAAGTGCATGTGGAATCCTGGCCTTGCTGGTCATGAGGGCATGGTCAATGATGCCGTTCACGGTAATCACTACTTTGGCGATGAATCCACGATCATTGAGAGTGATGCATCGAAGTCGAGAAATGTGGTTAAGTTCGAAGTGCAG CTGTACAAGACAACCGAAGAGAAGTATCTGCTGGATCTGCAGAGGGTTCAGGGTCCACAGTTCCTCTTCTTGGACCTCTGCGCTGCTTTCCTGGCCCAGCTACGGGTCCTCTAA